From Kogia breviceps isolate mKogBre1 chromosome 2, mKogBre1 haplotype 1, whole genome shotgun sequence, one genomic window encodes:
- the FIGN gene encoding fidgetin isoform X2 produces the protein MQWTPEHAQWPEQHFDITSTTRSPAHKVEAYRGHLQRTYQYAWANDDISALTASNLLKKYAEKYSGILEGPVDRPVLSNYSDAPSGLVNGRKNESEPWQPSLNSDAVYPMNCVPDVITASKAGVSSALPPADVSASIGSSPGVASNLTEPSYSSSTCGSHTVPSLHTGLPSQEYAPGYNGSYLHSTYSSQPAPALPSPHPSPLHSSGLLQPPPPPPPPPALVPGYNGTSNLSSYSYPSASYPPHTAVGSGYSPGGAPPPPSAYLPSGIPAPTPLPPTTVPGYTYQGHGLTPIAPAALANSSASSLKRKAFYMAGQGDMDSSYGNYSYGQQRSTQSPMYRMPDNSISNSNRGNGFDRSAETSSLAFKPTKQLMSSEQQRKFSSQSSRALTPPSYSTAKNSLGSRSSEPFGKYTSPVMSEHGDEHRQLLSHPMPGPGLRAATSSNHSVDEQLKNTDTHLIDLVTNEIITQGPPVDWNDIAGLDLVKAVIKEEVLWPVLRSDAFSGLTALPRSILLFGPRGTGKTLLGRCIASQLGATFFKIAGSGLIAKWLGEAEKIIHASFLVARCRQPSVIFVSDIDMLLSSQVSEEHSPVSRMRTEFLMQLDTVLTSAEDQIVVICATSKPEEIDESLRRYFMKRLLIPLPDSTARHQIIVQLLSQHNYCLNDKEFALLVQRTEGFSGLDVAHLCQEAAVGPLHAMPATDLSAIMPSQLRPVTYQDFENAFCKIQPSISQKELDMYVEWNKMFGCSQ, from the coding sequence ATGCAGTGGACGCCGGAGCATGCCCAGTGGCCAGAACAGCACTTTGACATCACCTCCACCACTCGGTCTCCTGCCCACAAAGTTGAAGCTTACAGAGGTCATCTGCAGCGCACCTACCAGTATGCCTGGGCAAATGATGACATATCTGCTCTGACTGCATCCAACCTACTAAAAAAATATGCAGAGAAGTATTCTGGCATTTTGGAAGGCCCCGTGGACCGACCTGTACTCAGCAACTACTCCGATGCACCATCAGGACTAGTGAACGGTCGGAAAAATGAAAGCGAACCGTGGCAGCCTTCCTTGAATTCAGACGCTGTTTATCCCATGAACTGTGTTCCTGATGTTATCACTGCCAGCAAAGCTGGAGTCAGTTCAGCCCTCCCTCCAGCAGATGTCTCTGCAAGTATAGGGAGCTCTCCTGGGGTGGCCAGCAACCTGACAGAGCCTAGTTATTCAAGTAGTACCTGTGGAAGCCACACTGTACCTAGTCTTCATACAGGGCTCCCATCTCAGGAATATGCCCCAGGATACAATGGCTCATATTTGCATTCTACTTACAGCAGCCAGCCAGCACCTGCACTTCCTTCACCTCACCCTTCTCCCTTGCATAGCTCTGGGCTCCTAcagccaccacctcctcctcctccgccacCAGCCCTGGTCCCAGGCTACAATGGGACTTCTAACCTCTCCAGTTATAGCTATCCCTCTGCTAGCTATCCTCCTCATACTGCTGTGGGATCTGGGTACAGCCCTGGGGGTGCACCCCCTCCTCCTTCAGCATACCTGCCTTCAGGAATTCCTgctcccacccccctgccccccaccactgTTCCTGGCTACACCTACCAGGGTCATGGTTTGACACCTATCGCACCCGCGGCTCTGGCAAACAGTTCGGCAAGTTCTCTCAAAAGGAAAGCTTTCTATATGGCAGGGCAAGGAGACATGGACTCCAGTTATGGAAATTACAGCTATGGCCAACAGAGATCTACACAGAGTCCTATGTACAGAATGCCCGACAACAGCATTTCAAACTCAAATCGGGGGAATGGCTTTGACAGAAGTGCTGAAACATCATCCTTAGCATTTAAGCCAACGAAGCAGCTAATGTCctctgaacagcaaaggaaattcaGCAGCCAGTCCAGTAGGGCTCTGACCCCTCCTTCCTACAGTACTGCTAAAAATTCACTGGGATCAAGATCCAGTGAACCCTTCGGGAAGTACACTTCACCAGTAATGAGTGAGCATGGAGATGAGCACAGGCAGCTCCTCTCTCATCCAATGCCAGGCCCTGGACTCCGTGCAGCTACCTCATCCAACCACTCTGTGGACGAGCAACTGAAGAATACTGACACGCACCTCATTGACCTGGTAACCAACGAGATTATCACCCAAGGACCGCCAGTGGACTGGAATGACATTGCTGGTCTCGACCTGGTAAAGGCTGTCATTAAAGAGGAGGTTTTATGGCCAGTGTTGAGGTCAGATGCATTCAGTGGACTGACGGCCTTACCTCGGAGCATCCTTTTATTTGGACCTCGGGGAACAGGCAAAACATTATTGGGCAGATGCATAGCTAGTCAGCTGGGGGCcacatttttcaaaattgctgGTTCTGGACTTATTGCCAAGTGGTTAGGAGAAGCAGAAAAAATTATCCATGCCTCTTTCCTTGTGGCCAGGTGTCGCCAGCCCTCGGTGATTTTTGTCAGTGACATTGACATGCTTCTCTCCTCTCAAGTGAGTGAGGAACACAGTCCAGTCAGTCGGATGAGAACCGAATTTCTGATGCAGCTGGACACTGTACTAACTTCGGCTGAGGACCAAATCGTAGTAATTTGTGCCACCAGTAAACcagaagaaatagatgaatctCTTCGGAGGTACTTCATGAAACGACTTTTAATCCCACTTCCTGACAGCACAGCGAGGCACCAGATAATAGTACAACTGCTCTCACAGCACAATTACTGTCTCAATGACAAGGAGTTTGCACTGCTCGTCCAGCGCACAGAAGGCTTTTCTGGACTAGACGTGGCTCATTTGTGTCAGGAAGCAGCGGTGGGCCCTCTCCATGCCATGCCAGCCACAGACCTTTCAGCCATTATGCCCAGCCAGTTGAGACCCGTTACATATCAAGACTTTGAAAATGCTTTCTGCAAGATTCAGCCTAGCATATCTCAAAAAGAGCTTGATATGTATGTTGAATGGAACAAAATGTTTGGTTGCAGTCAGTga
- the FIGN gene encoding fidgetin isoform X1 — protein MISSTSVYGLKMQWTPEHAQWPEQHFDITSTTRSPAHKVEAYRGHLQRTYQYAWANDDISALTASNLLKKYAEKYSGILEGPVDRPVLSNYSDAPSGLVNGRKNESEPWQPSLNSDAVYPMNCVPDVITASKAGVSSALPPADVSASIGSSPGVASNLTEPSYSSSTCGSHTVPSLHTGLPSQEYAPGYNGSYLHSTYSSQPAPALPSPHPSPLHSSGLLQPPPPPPPPPALVPGYNGTSNLSSYSYPSASYPPHTAVGSGYSPGGAPPPPSAYLPSGIPAPTPLPPTTVPGYTYQGHGLTPIAPAALANSSASSLKRKAFYMAGQGDMDSSYGNYSYGQQRSTQSPMYRMPDNSISNSNRGNGFDRSAETSSLAFKPTKQLMSSEQQRKFSSQSSRALTPPSYSTAKNSLGSRSSEPFGKYTSPVMSEHGDEHRQLLSHPMPGPGLRAATSSNHSVDEQLKNTDTHLIDLVTNEIITQGPPVDWNDIAGLDLVKAVIKEEVLWPVLRSDAFSGLTALPRSILLFGPRGTGKTLLGRCIASQLGATFFKIAGSGLIAKWLGEAEKIIHASFLVARCRQPSVIFVSDIDMLLSSQVSEEHSPVSRMRTEFLMQLDTVLTSAEDQIVVICATSKPEEIDESLRRYFMKRLLIPLPDSTARHQIIVQLLSQHNYCLNDKEFALLVQRTEGFSGLDVAHLCQEAAVGPLHAMPATDLSAIMPSQLRPVTYQDFENAFCKIQPSISQKELDMYVEWNKMFGCSQ, from the coding sequence GCTTGAAGATGCAGTGGACGCCGGAGCATGCCCAGTGGCCAGAACAGCACTTTGACATCACCTCCACCACTCGGTCTCCTGCCCACAAAGTTGAAGCTTACAGAGGTCATCTGCAGCGCACCTACCAGTATGCCTGGGCAAATGATGACATATCTGCTCTGACTGCATCCAACCTACTAAAAAAATATGCAGAGAAGTATTCTGGCATTTTGGAAGGCCCCGTGGACCGACCTGTACTCAGCAACTACTCCGATGCACCATCAGGACTAGTGAACGGTCGGAAAAATGAAAGCGAACCGTGGCAGCCTTCCTTGAATTCAGACGCTGTTTATCCCATGAACTGTGTTCCTGATGTTATCACTGCCAGCAAAGCTGGAGTCAGTTCAGCCCTCCCTCCAGCAGATGTCTCTGCAAGTATAGGGAGCTCTCCTGGGGTGGCCAGCAACCTGACAGAGCCTAGTTATTCAAGTAGTACCTGTGGAAGCCACACTGTACCTAGTCTTCATACAGGGCTCCCATCTCAGGAATATGCCCCAGGATACAATGGCTCATATTTGCATTCTACTTACAGCAGCCAGCCAGCACCTGCACTTCCTTCACCTCACCCTTCTCCCTTGCATAGCTCTGGGCTCCTAcagccaccacctcctcctcctccgccacCAGCCCTGGTCCCAGGCTACAATGGGACTTCTAACCTCTCCAGTTATAGCTATCCCTCTGCTAGCTATCCTCCTCATACTGCTGTGGGATCTGGGTACAGCCCTGGGGGTGCACCCCCTCCTCCTTCAGCATACCTGCCTTCAGGAATTCCTgctcccacccccctgccccccaccactgTTCCTGGCTACACCTACCAGGGTCATGGTTTGACACCTATCGCACCCGCGGCTCTGGCAAACAGTTCGGCAAGTTCTCTCAAAAGGAAAGCTTTCTATATGGCAGGGCAAGGAGACATGGACTCCAGTTATGGAAATTACAGCTATGGCCAACAGAGATCTACACAGAGTCCTATGTACAGAATGCCCGACAACAGCATTTCAAACTCAAATCGGGGGAATGGCTTTGACAGAAGTGCTGAAACATCATCCTTAGCATTTAAGCCAACGAAGCAGCTAATGTCctctgaacagcaaaggaaattcaGCAGCCAGTCCAGTAGGGCTCTGACCCCTCCTTCCTACAGTACTGCTAAAAATTCACTGGGATCAAGATCCAGTGAACCCTTCGGGAAGTACACTTCACCAGTAATGAGTGAGCATGGAGATGAGCACAGGCAGCTCCTCTCTCATCCAATGCCAGGCCCTGGACTCCGTGCAGCTACCTCATCCAACCACTCTGTGGACGAGCAACTGAAGAATACTGACACGCACCTCATTGACCTGGTAACCAACGAGATTATCACCCAAGGACCGCCAGTGGACTGGAATGACATTGCTGGTCTCGACCTGGTAAAGGCTGTCATTAAAGAGGAGGTTTTATGGCCAGTGTTGAGGTCAGATGCATTCAGTGGACTGACGGCCTTACCTCGGAGCATCCTTTTATTTGGACCTCGGGGAACAGGCAAAACATTATTGGGCAGATGCATAGCTAGTCAGCTGGGGGCcacatttttcaaaattgctgGTTCTGGACTTATTGCCAAGTGGTTAGGAGAAGCAGAAAAAATTATCCATGCCTCTTTCCTTGTGGCCAGGTGTCGCCAGCCCTCGGTGATTTTTGTCAGTGACATTGACATGCTTCTCTCCTCTCAAGTGAGTGAGGAACACAGTCCAGTCAGTCGGATGAGAACCGAATTTCTGATGCAGCTGGACACTGTACTAACTTCGGCTGAGGACCAAATCGTAGTAATTTGTGCCACCAGTAAACcagaagaaatagatgaatctCTTCGGAGGTACTTCATGAAACGACTTTTAATCCCACTTCCTGACAGCACAGCGAGGCACCAGATAATAGTACAACTGCTCTCACAGCACAATTACTGTCTCAATGACAAGGAGTTTGCACTGCTCGTCCAGCGCACAGAAGGCTTTTCTGGACTAGACGTGGCTCATTTGTGTCAGGAAGCAGCGGTGGGCCCTCTCCATGCCATGCCAGCCACAGACCTTTCAGCCATTATGCCCAGCCAGTTGAGACCCGTTACATATCAAGACTTTGAAAATGCTTTCTGCAAGATTCAGCCTAGCATATCTCAAAAAGAGCTTGATATGTATGTTGAATGGAACAAAATGTTTGGTTGCAGTCAGTga